aaatatattggttaagaaaaccgAGCCTACACCTGTCCTCGGTCCTCAGAACATAGGAGACTTGGTGGCTGGTCACAGAGCAAAAACTCCAGCAGGGCTCAGCAGCTCTTGTCACTGTCCTCGATCTCCACATACGGTAGCCCAATGGGCCAACTATCCCGGGGCCAGTAGTGGATTTTGAGGGTTTGATTTGGCATCTCATACTCGGCATCCACCAGGGCCATGGTCACTATACCATAGGGGAAGGTGATGCTTATGAGGACATGCCTGTGGGCAAAGGAGGGTGCAGTTAGAAATCAAGCGATGCCCCTGCCCAGCCTTCTTGCGTTCTCACAAATGCTAAGTGGTATCTTTAGATCTAGATAACCAGGTATAACTTCTCCCCACCACCTCCATATCCCAGTGTCTGGGTCTTGGCCCTCTTCCACTCCTGCACCCCAGACCTCCGCTACAAGCTCTGGCACCTGAACTCTGACTTGGGGGTTTTGGGATCCAAGAGGGGTGTTTTACCAAATGCTATGCAGGTAGAAGAAGTGAATCTTCTGCCAGAAACTGCAAAGCATACGGTCGCTGATCCAGCTGGTCAGTGCAGAGGCCCATAAGACCACAGATATCTCAATCATATGACGAAGGTCCCCATTGCTGGTCCTGAGGGCAAAGAAAGTGACTGAGTTTGAGGGTGGGTGAGTTGTTTatgggaagatggatggatggatggatgggtgggtgggtggatagatgagtaggtggatggataggtgggtgggggggtgggtgggtagatggatggatgggtagatggatggataggtaggtgggtggatgggtgggtggatggatgggtaggtggatgggtaggtggatgggtgggtagatggatggatgggtgggtgggtgggtgggtggatgaattgggggtggatggacagatgggtgggtggatgggtgggtgggtggatgggtgggtagatgggtgggtagatgggtagatgcatggatgggtggatggatggatgggtagatggatgaattgggggtggatggacagatgggtgggtgggtggatagatgggtagatgcATGGATGGGTAAGTGGATGGTTgaatggattgatggatggatggtaggTGGAGAGAAATGATGAATGCATCTGTAATAACACAGAAGGTAGTGTCTCAAATGGCTGGTGGGAAATTCCTCTATCCAAAAGATGTATCTCATAGGTTGTGAGAGGAAGGGGACAGTAGTGGTGTTTTCAAGGGAGTTGGTGTTTGCTGTAGCTTGGCTTTTGGGTATCTCCCAAAGGCCTTTCTGTCAAAATATCTGTCTTCACCTCCACTCTGTTGTAGAGAGGTAATGGAAATGTTCAGAGTTGGGGCCTAGAAGAGGTTTTTAGGTCACTTAAACTATGTTTTTGAAAGGAGTTGTGGGAACCCAAGTCCCACTGACTCAAGTCAGTAGGGTCAAACAATCAGTATGCAACTGTTTAAAACAGTGAGCCAAACAACACGCTGACAGACAAACATAAACAATTAGCCCAAACCAGGCTCAGAAAGGCACATTTATCATCACAGGACCTAGGAGCCTGAGGTAAGAGGATTACTGTGATtttggaggccaacctgagctacataatgaagccctgtttgaaaaaaagaagaaaaaatgaaaaaaaacaacaacaaaaaaacaaaacaaaaaaaaaaccctagaatcgggctggagagatggctcagctgttaaaggctaggcttacaaccataaatataagagttcggttcccagcacccacggctgtctctccagccattaaaaaccaacaaccaaacaaacaaacaaacaaaaaaaactagaattattttcactgtctctgtctctttctcagtcactgtctttctttgtctctgcctcctgtgtctctgtctctcttatctctctttgtctctctcgtctctctgcctgacatctgtctgtctgtctgtctctgtctctgtctctgtctctctctctctctctctctctctctctctctctctctctctctctctctctctctctcacacacacacaccatatctgCCTATATGTTCCAAGCATGCTTCAGACTCCTAGGCTAAACTAATCCTCTTGTTCAACCTCACAAGTACCTGAGACTAGGTCTATATCCTGTGGGGTCAAGTGGGGCCAATCTTAACTCTTCATGTTGTTTCAGTTATGTTCCTATAGCAGAAAACTAAGTATGGTGCCTACTGTGTCCTAATAGTTAAGAGtgaataaggtgtgtgtgtgtgtgtgtgtgtgtgtgtgtgtgtgtgtacagtagaGCAGTGCATTTTCTGGCAGCCATGTCTTGAGATAACTCAAGACCAGAATATGTAGGTTTCCGGTCAACAGAATCAAATCCAAGTCCCAGAAGAAGAAGGTTTTgcagatgaatgaatgagaagGTCTTTCATATCAGACATACaggctggatcacacagacctagaaggtctgatctcttgccagaacagccaggttTTGAATCAACATTCCTCTGCATCCTGTAGTTTCATTGGCTTGACATTTGGTTTCTGTTTGGATTGACCAATAGTTTACAGTTTTGCGTGAGCCAGGCTTTCCAGTCAGTTTCACTTAGGAGTTCTGGATATCTTGACCTGTGGGTTTCAGTTGGCTCAACCTACAGAACACAATCACTTTGACCTCTTGTACATTGTGGGTTTGATCTATGCTACACAGTCCGCTCAAACTATTGTACACAGTTGGCTGAATATATAGATTTTAGTCAGCTTGACCTGTAGTTCACGACTGGTTTGTCTATAGTGATTTCTGCTGGGATTGGCCAATGATTTCCAGTTGGCTTGGCCAATGTTGAAACCCAGCAAGAACTAGAAAGATTGGAAGAGGGCCCTGTGGAAGGACACTTTCCTTAGCCACCTCCCTATGGCTTCTTCTTCAGCCAGCTGTCCTAGCAGCTGGAGGCTACAGTCTCTGCCAAGGAGGTGCTATCCCTGGGGATTACTTAGTACCAGTTCAGGTTAATTCGGTCCTATTTTCATTTTGAGGCTAGGCTCTTAAACTCACCATGCAATCCAGGCTGGCAtgaaactcatgatcctcctgcctcaggctcctgggtGCTTGCGTAACAGGCACACAGCaccttccctgcttccttctctatTTTTTAGTCCCTCCTCTTGCCCTGACACCCAATACCTTTGCTTCAGATCTCCCGATACCCCAAGAATCCAACTCCTGGTAACACAGGGGTCCAGTTCCACTCTCAGGGTTTTTCCTCACTCTACCCTCTCTTTTTGTAAAGAATCTCTTGTTTTGAAGTGTTTCTTAGTTGGCCCTATTAAGCAGGCCTGAGTTACTAAGATCCTGAGTTACAAATACAAATCATAATTATCATGGCCCAAGCtctagctcagtggcagagtgtttggCTAGTGTGTAAGAGGCCataggtttaatccccagcactttgGACCAGGGGAGGAAAAcgcatttaaaaaagagagagagagagagcagcattgggaaggcagaggcaggcagatcactgtgagttcaaggccagtctggtctacaaatcgagtccaggacagtcaaggccacacatagaaaccctgtctccaaaaaactaaCCCCCCCGAAAAAAACCTTAAAttctgctttaatcccagcactcagaggcagaggcaaatggatccctgtgagtttgaggctcgcctggtgtacagagtgagttccaggacagcagaggccacacagagagatcctgtgccaagagaaagaactaaaacaaacatATGTAATTGCTCATTTTAAGGAAAAGGAGGGCACACTGTAAGCTGGGTGTGGCGTGAGGAGGAACAGGGGTTCAAGGTCCTTCTCTGCTTCACAGCCAGCCCTGGTGCAGTGTGGGTCTGTGAACtccaaaactaaaaattaaatgaaaaaggcaggctgcaggctgctgagatggctgaACGGGCAAAAGTGCTTGCCACTAACTTGACAGCTCCAGTCTGATGGGTGAGACCCACGGtgtggtgcacataaataaaaaaaaagaaataaattattataaaatacatgtttggttgcttggcttttttgagacagggtttctctatgcagtcctagctgtcctgtagaccaggctggcctcaaactcacagagatcggcctgcctctacctggagagctgagattaaagtcgtgcaccaggagccaggcgtggtgggccacgcctttaatcccagcactctggaggcagaggcaggcggatcgctgtgagttcgaggccagcctggtctacaaagtgagtccaggatggtcaaggctacacagagaaaccctgtctagaaaaaaaaaaaatgtcagccgggcgtggtggcgcacgcctttaatcccagcacttggcaggcagaggcaggtggatcactgtgagttcgaggccagcctggtctacaaagtgagtctaggacagccaaagctatcacagagaaaccttgtctcgaaaaaccaaaaaaaaaaaaaaaaaaaaaaaaaaaaaaaaaaaaaaaaggcgtgcaccaccactgccagccaAAATGTAcggtttttgtttgggtttggtttttttgtttttttggagacagggtttctttttttgggggggttgggtttcgagacagggtttctctgtgtagctttggctgtcctagacttgcttttgtagaccaggctggcctcgaactcacagcaatccacctgcctctgcctcctgagtgctaggattaaaagcatgcgccaccacgctcggctgagacagggtttctctgtgtaaccttggctggcctggagtcactttggagaccaagctggcctcgaactcacagcgatacgcctgcctctaaattcttagtactgggattaaaggcgcgcgccaccactcccagcttcaaAGTATGTTTTAAGACTGCAGGTTGACAAATTGCTCTGAAGCCTTGTGCTGCCTGTCAACGGGTCAACATGGGGAATGGGCGACCCCTGCAGGAGACTGGTGTCAGGAAACACGAAGAGCATAGAACACCGGTCAACTAGTGCGCAGCTCCGAGGGGAAACAGAAGCCCATCTCTTAGGCAACTACAACCGTCACTCTCTAAAAAGCATTTACTacaattctaatttttttccGGCACTAGGACTAGAACCCATATTCTAGTAGATGCAATGTTAAGCAGGACCTTTATACATGAGCACTCAGCTCCTCACAGAAGGttctaggcggggctccacccCTAAGCCACAACCTTAGGcagggctccacccctgagccacgcccccagctcctccctaAGGGTTCTAGGAGGGGCTCTACCCTTGAGTTCCAGCTTTtggaactcattttttttttccttttttcttttcttttgatgtttcgagatagggtttctctgtatagccttggctgtcctggactcactttgtagaccaggctggccttgaactcacaagcgTTTAATCCCAAGTGCCGGGACTAAAGGCgcgcgcgccaccaccgcccggcatggAACTCACTTTTTGTACTCTTGGCGCACAATGTAGAGGATGTGGATGGCGATGCTGTTGAGGGCGTACGCATTGACCGTGGGCTTCACGAACGACAAGAAAGTGCTGATCACAGTGGTGATAGCTACCAGGCAGATGAAGTAGAATCTGAGGGCGAGACAGGGTGGGCAAGTGAGCGTGGCCCCGAGGTGCTGAAGGACTTGGTGAGAGGTCACCCTTGGGCAGCCAGAATCGAATCGATGAACCAAGAACTGCGGGGAGcctagctgagctcagagttTCCTTGGGTCTCTTCAGGAAGAACAATTCAAGAGAACCGGgtcggggaggggggcagggggaggggctaggggaggggcggggggtaCCGAGGTAAGGACTAAAGAGAACCTGAGGTGGGTGAAGAGAGGGTTAAGTGATTCAAGAGGCCTGGGGTTTAGGGGGCGCGTAGGGAGTTCAGAAGATGGAGACCGGGTATCAGGGTAAAGATTATGAGGGTACAGAGGACCCTTGGCATGGGTTCTTTTCATTCCCCTCCCCGTGGGTGGCTTAGAACTAGGAGAAAGTTCTTGATTTTCCAGGTGGGAACGGCACAGGCGTGTGGAAGCCCAGGTAAGTTGtgaaggacctttggaagagtttTGGGTAGCCTGGGGGCACCAAGGAATCGAAAGCCCTCCCAAATGGTCCCGAGTTGAGGATGGGGATAAAGGGAAGATGACACAGGGTCCACAGAGAGTGTGAGTCCACCCTGTCCACACCTCGTGTGCGCTCTACCTGTTCCCCTTGACGAACTTGGGGAAGTAGCAACGGGGCAGCCACACGCTGTAGCCACTGGACAGTAACCACAGGATGGAGATCTCATCCAGCATCTGCCCCATGAAGCTGAGGGTCATGTGGAAATACATGGAGAACACACCTGCgggtggggcagagggaagcagaggccgtcaagatgggggggtggggggaggggcggcgctTCCAGAACATTCGCACAGCTTCATTCACCCACACCTACCTATGGCCATGAAAAGGACTGAGATGCCATAGATGGCCCAGGTACGCTTCTGGGCGTATGGGTGCATGAGGAACATCATGAGGGGTCCAAAGATAAGAAAGAACACATTGCTGAACTGCGGGAGAAACAAGAACAGGGCTGTtaaggtgagggtgagggtggggtggggtggggtgggagttcCTGTCCACCCAAGGCTCATTCAGAGCTGCCCCCATCGCCTGGGCTGTCCAGGAATGAGCCAAGATTCCATCACTCAACTGTCAGGTTCCCAGTTCATCTTtccagattttaatttttttttttttttttttagcggtttgggtgttttgtttgtttgtttgtttgtttttgagacaggacctcactatatGGGtcatggttgtcctggaactcactgtgtaaaccaaacttggctcaaattcacagagatccacctgcctctgcctcccaaaaggtttgtaccaccatgcctagcccttctctctctctctctctttttttttttaattgttattcaGTAGTATTGCTGGCCTTTAACTCTCGCACTGAGTCGGCGGCAGTAGGTTAATGTCTATGAATTCAGCCAGCTTTGTCTAATGGAGAATTCCAGACACCCTGAGCTACACAGTcagaaacactctctctctctctctctctctctctctctctctctctttctctctctctctcacacacacacacacacacacacacacacacacacacacacacacacacacacacacgccacttCTTCCCCCTGGGCTAAACCCGGGATGTGGCTTGGTTGGTTGTGTACAAGATAAAATTCCAGAGACTAACACAGCGCGTTAGTCACGCTGATCTGAGTGTCTGTTTTTCTATTGTAGCAAGGCTACTTGCCAGGCTCCCTTGCAGCTACACAACAGCCATGCGACTAGGCTTTTAGCCAGCACAACCGTAGCTTCCAGGTTGGGTCTCTAAAGGTAAAGGGCTTGCCCTGCCACtccccttcctgtccctccccttccccaccccaccccacccccttctctctctctctctctctctctctctacagccCAGCTTGGTCTTGATCAAGGTAAACTTTCTACTCAGCCTCCTGATTTCTAGACATTGCAGGTAGGCTCAAGAGGGCTGgctcaagccaggcgtggtggcgcacgcctttaatcccagcactcgggaggcagaggcaggcagatcgctgtgagttcgaggccagcctggtctacaaagtgagtccaggacggcgaaggctacacagagaaaccctgtctcgaaaagcaaaacaaaacaataaaataaaataaaaataaaaatagggctgGCTCAGCCGGCAAGGGTGCTTGCTGCAAAGGCTGCCAACCTAGGTTCAGTCCCCGggaacccacgtggtagaagaagaaaactgactctcgtGACAGCAGGCCTCTGACTTCCGTATTTCGTGGTGTGGTGCACGTGACCGTGTGCgcacatgtaaataaatagagAAGGGATCGAGACAACCCAGCATGACCTTTGAACTCATGCTCCTTTTTATGTCCATCTCACAAGCGCCAGGATAACAGGGGGTGCCACTGTGGATGGCTGAACCAAGCAATtcggtggtggtttgtttgttttttgttttaggtttttcaagacagggtttctctgtgtaacagccttggctgtcctaaactcgctttgtagtccagcctggcctcgaactcagagatctgcctgcctctgcctcctgagcgctggggctaaaggcctgtgccaccacgccttgctagtggtcttttttttttttttaacatt
This genomic interval from Acomys russatus chromosome 31, mAcoRus1.1, whole genome shotgun sequence contains the following:
- the Acer1 gene encoding alkaline ceramidase 1 is translated as MSSIFAYQSSEVDWCESNFQHSELVAEFFNTFSNVFFLIFGPLMMFLMHPYAQKRTWAIYGISVLFMAIGVFSMYFHMTLSFMGQMLDEISILWLLSSGYSVWLPRCYFPKFVKGNRFYFICLVAITTVISTFLSFVKPTVNAYALNSIAIHILYIVRQEYKKTSNGDLRHMIEISVVLWASALTSWISDRMLCSFWQKIHFFYLHSIWHVLISITFPYGIVTMALVDAEYEMPNQTLKIHYWPRDSWPIGLPYVEIEDSDKSC